In Acetomicrobium sp. S15 = DSM 107314, the following are encoded in one genomic region:
- a CDS encoding branched-chain amino acid aminotransferase has translation MGKTVNIDWKALGFKYMKTDFRYISRWKDGKWDEGKLVEDNMLALSEAANVLHYGQECFEGLKAYRTKEGEIQLFRPDMNAKRMQESAKRLLMPEVPVEKFVDACVRVVKANEAYVPPYGTGATLYIRPFLIGSGETIGVAPASEYIFCVFCMPVGAYFKGGLTPVNFTVTDYDRAAPNGTGAAKVGGNYAASLLPHAKAVERGFADCIYLDPATHTKIEEVGAANFFGITKDNKFVAAKSPSILPGITRLSLMQVAKDYLGMEAEEREIFIDKLDEFAEAGACGTAAVITPIGGIEYKGKLHVFYSETEAGPVTKKLYETLCGIQFGDIKAPEGWILKIK, from the coding sequence ATGGGTAAGACTGTGAACATCGACTGGAAGGCGTTGGGGTTCAAATATATGAAAACGGACTTCCGATATATTTCGAGGTGGAAAGACGGGAAGTGGGACGAAGGGAAACTGGTAGAGGACAACATGCTCGCCCTGAGCGAAGCCGCCAACGTCCTGCACTATGGACAGGAATGTTTTGAAGGGCTTAAGGCCTATCGTACGAAAGAGGGGGAAATACAACTTTTCAGGCCCGATATGAACGCCAAACGCATGCAGGAGAGCGCAAAAAGGCTCCTGATGCCAGAGGTGCCCGTGGAGAAATTCGTCGACGCCTGCGTAAGGGTCGTAAAGGCAAACGAAGCTTATGTACCGCCCTACGGCACCGGGGCCACGCTCTACATCAGACCCTTTCTGATAGGTTCAGGAGAAACTATCGGCGTAGCGCCGGCTTCCGAATACATCTTTTGTGTCTTTTGCATGCCGGTGGGCGCTTACTTCAAAGGCGGCCTCACCCCCGTCAATTTCACCGTGACCGATTATGACAGAGCTGCTCCAAACGGCACTGGCGCCGCAAAGGTCGGAGGAAATTATGCGGCGAGCCTCTTGCCCCACGCTAAGGCAGTGGAAAGAGGTTTTGCCGATTGCATCTACCTGGACCCTGCAACCCATACGAAAATCGAAGAAGTCGGAGCTGCAAACTTCTTCGGCATCACGAAAGATAACAAGTTCGTCGCTGCAAAATCGCCCTCCATCCTGCCGGGCATAACCAGGCTTTCCCTGATGCAGGTGGCAAAGGACTATCTCGGCATGGAGGCCGAAGAAAGGGAGATATTCATCGATAAACTGGATGAATTCGCAGAAGCCGGCGCTTGCGGGACCGCTGCAGTAATAACCCCCATAGGCGGGATCGAATACAAAGGCAAGCTGCACGTCTTCTACAGCGAAACGGAGGCAGGTCCCGTAACCAAGAAACTATACGAGACCCTCTGCGGAATACAATTCGGCGACATCAAGGCACCTGAGGGTTGGATCCTGAAAATAAAGTAG
- a CDS encoding integrase catalytic domain-containing protein, with product MVAQIPKGVYTMKAKRAIIKHNAALYRKATKKVKSIMLDEFTEMLHMNRQHLAKLLRNTGRVVARKGNVVVVSDLSPKSLSRRGKKRVYGQDVVEALKKIWPLTGYASSKHLVAFIRLNHDILFTHPEFKDLRQDAKDKLLKVSASTVDRLLKPYRGKLKLKKRYRANPFSSNLKKSIQVESWFDKPKEPGYVEVDLVHHSGVSGKGEFIYTLTATEVSTGWTELRALKNKAMVWTRKALEDVAHVMPIHMKKLHSDNGSEFINAHVHKFCKGRGIDFTRSRPYRKNDSPYVESKNWSMVRAYTGWRRYDTDEELEALRNLLRLITIRHNLFMPHMRLVSRHREDGKVHKTYDMDIPLNRVLKSPAADADTKQNLTNSRNSTDIVRLSKEIEQASERLSHAYEKKLRRLNDA from the coding sequence ATGGTTGCCCAGATACCAAAAGGAGTATACACCATGAAGGCTAAACGCGCCATCATCAAGCACAACGCGGCTCTCTATCGGAAGGCTACGAAGAAGGTGAAGTCTATAATGCTCGACGAGTTTACCGAGATGCTCCACATGAATAGACAACATCTGGCAAAGCTTTTAAGGAATACGGGAAGAGTAGTGGCGAGAAAGGGCAATGTCGTAGTCGTATCGGATTTGTCCCCTAAAAGCCTGTCGAGGAGGGGGAAAAAGAGAGTCTACGGCCAGGACGTAGTAGAAGCCTTGAAGAAGATATGGCCCCTTACTGGATACGCCTCTTCTAAGCATCTCGTGGCCTTCATAAGGCTCAATCACGATATACTCTTCACTCATCCTGAGTTTAAGGACTTAAGACAGGACGCGAAGGACAAGCTCCTTAAAGTCTCGGCTTCCACTGTAGACAGGCTCCTCAAGCCCTATAGAGGCAAGCTTAAGCTTAAAAAACGATACAGGGCAAACCCATTCAGCAGCAACCTAAAAAAATCCATACAGGTGGAATCCTGGTTCGATAAGCCCAAAGAGCCAGGATATGTGGAGGTAGACCTGGTTCATCATTCAGGAGTGTCTGGTAAGGGTGAATTCATCTACACACTCACAGCTACAGAGGTATCTACGGGCTGGACCGAGCTCCGAGCTCTCAAGAACAAGGCAATGGTGTGGACGCGCAAGGCCTTAGAGGACGTAGCCCATGTAATGCCTATACACATGAAGAAGTTACACTCCGATAATGGCTCGGAATTCATAAATGCCCATGTGCATAAATTCTGCAAGGGAAGGGGGATAGATTTTACGCGCTCCAGGCCTTACAGAAAAAACGACTCGCCCTACGTAGAGAGCAAGAACTGGTCTATGGTGAGGGCATATACCGGATGGAGGAGGTATGATACCGATGAGGAGCTCGAAGCGCTCAGAAATTTGCTCAGGCTCATAACGATAAGGCACAATCTATTTATGCCACATATGAGGCTCGTATCGAGACATAGGGAGGACGGGAAGGTACATAAGACCTACGATATGGATATACCGCTGAACAGGGTCTTAAAAAGTCCGGCGGCCGACGCAGATACAAAACAAAACCTCACTAACTCCAGAAATTCTACGGACATAGTGAGGCTATCAAAGGAGATAGAACAGGCATCTGAAAGACTGTCCCATGCCTATGAGAAGAAACTGAGGAGGCTTAACGATGCTTAA
- a CDS encoding TRAP transporter large permease subunit, translating to MEFFIFVAVLIALFMGGMPVAFALGITGLILLQILWGGSLNFGIVAQRLLYGANNFVILAIPFFILAGKLMNTGGITKRIFKFADVLVGHMNGGLGQVNVVASMIFAGMSGLAAADTAGLGLVEIKAMRDAGYDDDFSCAVTGASSVIGPIIPPSVPLVIYGILANVSIGRLLIGGVVPGVLVGICLMMMVSVYAKRKGYPRRPKSNAKEIWQAFKEAIGAMLTPIILIGGILSGIFTPTEAAAIAAIYALILGCFVYREISLADLWKILKEASRETATITFIISCATFYGWVLIRSRTPIILLEFITGISTNPLVILLLLNIFLLIIGCFMESIAALGILVPTVTPLILKVGIDPLHFGLVMILNLMIGLLTPPFGMNLFILNKITGIPSTRIARACLPFFIPLFAALIVITLFPPVVTFLPDLLLGSR from the coding sequence GTGGAATTCTTTATTTTTGTCGCTGTATTGATCGCTTTATTTATGGGTGGAATGCCCGTCGCGTTTGCCTTGGGAATTACGGGGCTGATCCTGTTGCAGATCTTGTGGGGAGGCTCCTTGAATTTCGGGATTGTGGCCCAAAGGTTGCTTTATGGGGCCAACAACTTTGTCATACTGGCCATACCGTTTTTTATTTTAGCTGGAAAGTTGATGAACACTGGCGGAATTACGAAACGCATCTTCAAGTTCGCAGATGTCCTCGTTGGGCATATGAATGGAGGATTGGGACAGGTAAATGTGGTAGCGAGCATGATCTTCGCTGGAATGTCCGGCTTGGCCGCCGCAGATACAGCCGGCTTAGGCCTCGTTGAAATTAAAGCCATGAGAGATGCTGGTTATGACGATGATTTCAGCTGTGCAGTTACTGGGGCGAGTTCGGTCATCGGACCGATCATTCCGCCCAGCGTGCCTTTGGTGATTTACGGGATACTTGCTAATGTATCCATTGGCCGCCTATTGATAGGTGGGGTAGTTCCGGGCGTTTTGGTAGGCATTTGTCTCATGATGATGGTGTCTGTCTACGCCAAGAGGAAGGGTTACCCGAGACGTCCGAAGAGCAACGCTAAGGAGATCTGGCAAGCCTTTAAGGAAGCTATCGGCGCTATGTTGACCCCCATCATTCTCATAGGTGGTATTTTAAGCGGGATTTTTACGCCTACAGAGGCTGCAGCCATAGCTGCCATTTATGCCCTGATTTTAGGCTGTTTCGTATATAGAGAGATATCGTTGGCAGATTTGTGGAAAATATTGAAAGAAGCCTCTCGGGAAACCGCTACCATAACCTTTATCATTAGCTGCGCGACATTTTACGGCTGGGTATTGATCCGCAGCCGCACGCCAATTATTTTGTTGGAGTTTATCACTGGAATTAGCACTAATCCTCTGGTGATACTTTTATTGCTGAACATCTTTTTACTCATTATAGGATGTTTTATGGAAAGTATAGCAGCACTCGGCATTTTGGTTCCCACTGTTACCCCTTTAATCTTAAAAGTTGGCATAGACCCGTTACATTTCGGCCTCGTTATGATCCTTAACCTCATGATAGGTTTGCTTACCCCTCCATTTGGTATGAACCTATTTATCTTAAACAAGATAACGGGCATACCATCGACCAGAATAGCGAGAGCCTGTTTGCCCTTTTTTATCCCCCTTTTTGCTGCCCTCATCGTGATTACCCTCTTCCCACCGGTTGTCACTTTTTTGCCAGACCTGCTGTTGGGATCAAGGTAA
- a CDS encoding TRAP transporter small permease, with protein sequence MVVRFKHRFDSILECITTLGFILMLLCVVMQVVFRYVVHVPIPWTEEAARYFLIFVTFWGGAVAIRTREHISIPVLLDRLPKGASLFIQLIFIVAMGIFLVVVFRGSVVMTALTWNSPVGSIHWLTLGRVYLILPTGTSLMLIYLVAWALEILKELRDIIKVKAG encoded by the coding sequence TTGGTTGTAAGATTTAAACATCGTTTTGACAGTATTCTGGAATGTATTACGACATTAGGCTTCATATTGATGTTGTTGTGCGTTGTCATGCAAGTCGTCTTTCGTTACGTTGTGCATGTTCCTATTCCTTGGACAGAGGAAGCGGCGAGATATTTTTTGATCTTCGTCACATTTTGGGGCGGGGCTGTGGCTATAAGGACCAGAGAGCATATCAGCATCCCCGTACTGCTGGATAGGCTCCCAAAAGGCGCAAGTTTATTTATCCAGTTGATTTTTATTGTGGCTATGGGCATCTTTTTGGTTGTAGTGTTTAGGGGCAGTGTCGTTATGACGGCATTGACTTGGAACTCCCCCGTTGGCTCCATTCATTGGCTCACACTCGGTAGGGTTTATTTGATCCTTCCTACAGGTACTTCTCTCATGTTAATTTATTTAGTAGCTTGGGCGTTAGAAATATTAAAAGAATTGCGCGATATTATTAAAGTGAAAGCAGGTTGA
- a CDS encoding DJ-1/PfpI family protein has product MRKAAIIVFVINFVILGGATFTMAGSYVPVAEKTGISIIQEDGVIAWTGPYGGKIKPNGPLAGKKIGLLVGCEFSDWQAYYLASFIGEFGGTPQFVMNNNHLWKETRPMRGTPTEPHGMWGLSLTGGMDGLGLNGNRLEYPVVTQKGKGLAVEYSVADPQKYDAIVILGDHSGDILCADDVALGFIKAVADRDVPIAAIGGGILPLISLGMMDGKKCTGNRAVDYMLKEIGDYRGEPVVTDGNIITGRDTVDTPAVLRALCKAFDPNFVDEHKDILKGKRIMAMVCEDWEDIELCAPILEFMYRGAEVIVGLFEPQTKSRPALLGSDVRHGSFGTTVPFQEIPDSYYKVTKEKDLRMDDFDLVFIPGAFNPWHITVLHRDFLRDAYAKGKIIAAICHGPIPLAAADLLKGRKCAGWLACKDAVNIMGGTFMKDWAAAIDGRIVTGRTPPEVPEFVDAITEALLRL; this is encoded by the coding sequence ATGAGAAAAGCAGCAATAATTGTTTTTGTGATCAACTTTGTGATTTTAGGAGGCGCGACATTTACGATGGCAGGATCTTACGTTCCTGTAGCTGAAAAGACGGGGATCAGCATTATTCAAGAAGATGGTGTGATCGCATGGACGGGTCCATATGGTGGGAAGATAAAACCAAACGGCCCGTTAGCTGGAAAGAAAATTGGGTTGCTCGTTGGTTGTGAGTTTAGCGACTGGCAAGCCTATTATCTTGCATCGTTCATTGGAGAGTTTGGCGGAACGCCTCAATTTGTAATGAACAATAATCATTTATGGAAAGAGACGAGGCCAATGCGCGGTACGCCAACCGAGCCGCACGGTATGTGGGGTTTAAGTTTAACCGGTGGCATGGATGGCCTCGGTCTCAACGGCAACAGACTTGAATATCCGGTAGTGACGCAAAAAGGGAAAGGCCTTGCGGTTGAGTATTCTGTTGCAGACCCTCAAAAGTACGATGCCATTGTCATTTTGGGCGACCATTCTGGCGACATATTATGTGCCGATGATGTGGCGTTAGGGTTTATAAAGGCCGTGGCCGACAGGGATGTTCCCATAGCTGCTATTGGGGGCGGTATTCTCCCGCTGATCAGTCTTGGCATGATGGATGGCAAGAAATGCACGGGCAATCGAGCCGTTGATTATATGCTGAAGGAGATCGGGGATTATCGCGGCGAACCTGTTGTAACAGATGGCAATATTATTACCGGCAGAGACACAGTCGATACTCCTGCTGTGCTCAGAGCGTTGTGCAAAGCTTTCGACCCCAACTTCGTTGACGAGCATAAAGATATCCTCAAAGGCAAGAGGATCATGGCTATGGTTTGCGAGGACTGGGAGGATATCGAGCTGTGCGCCCCCATACTTGAGTTTATGTACAGAGGTGCGGAAGTAATTGTCGGACTGTTTGAGCCTCAAACGAAATCGCGACCTGCGCTCTTAGGGTCTGATGTACGTCATGGAAGTTTTGGGACAACCGTTCCATTTCAGGAAATCCCAGATAGCTACTATAAAGTTACAAAGGAAAAGGATTTAAGGATGGATGATTTCGACTTGGTATTTATTCCTGGCGCCTTTAACCCATGGCATATAACCGTGTTACATCGCGATTTCCTGAGGGACGCTTACGCCAAAGGGAAAATTATAGCTGCTATTTGTCATGGTCCAATTCCTCTGGCCGCTGCTGATTTGCTGAAAGGAAGGAAATGCGCTGGATGGTTGGCCTGCAAGGACGCTGTGAACATTATGGGTGGTACATTTATGAAAGATTGGGCTGCGGCAATCGATGGGCGAATTGTGACAGGAAGAACTCCGCCGGAAGTGCCCGAGTTTGTAGATGCCATTACTGAGGCGCTACTGAGACTGTAG
- a CDS encoding ArsA family ATPase has product MIGKGGTGKTTISAAMACAISSRGSCTLVASLDPAHNLGDVLGSPLAAEPKEVKERLSALEVDLDTQVQIYVRKKLSQVRPIYGHLQIFNVDRFLEALEQSPGMEEFAMLEAVGSISERSSAYDTVILDTAPTGMTLRMLSLPAVTLLWIDNLLSLRLKILERRAYIQRIDGSDKLRTEDLSGDDPVVQELRRYREEIIEIQSFLRGANATILLILQADKLSVMEAERAIEKLSNGGFVVRTCIINKTPEGEERVAHFSASGLYEFIRRHKGIYRIELPDMGSEISTLQGLNALGNMIIDALSAQQGEHR; this is encoded by the coding sequence GTGATCGGAAAGGGCGGCACGGGAAAGACTACCATATCCGCTGCTATGGCGTGTGCCATCTCATCGAGAGGGAGTTGCACTCTTGTGGCATCCTTGGACCCAGCTCACAATTTGGGTGACGTATTAGGGTCTCCTCTCGCGGCCGAACCGAAAGAGGTAAAAGAAAGGCTCTCAGCGTTAGAGGTAGATCTGGATACTCAGGTTCAGATATACGTGCGCAAAAAACTGTCCCAAGTGCGGCCGATCTACGGTCATTTGCAGATTTTCAATGTTGATCGCTTTTTAGAGGCTCTTGAGCAATCCCCAGGAATGGAAGAGTTCGCCATGCTCGAAGCCGTAGGAAGCATAAGTGAAAGGTCATCAGCATATGACACGGTGATTCTTGATACTGCACCCACGGGCATGACGCTGCGTATGCTATCGCTTCCCGCCGTCACGCTACTTTGGATCGATAACCTCCTCTCTCTGCGGCTCAAGATCTTAGAAAGGCGTGCCTACATTCAGAGGATTGATGGATCCGACAAACTCCGTACCGAGGACCTCAGCGGAGATGACCCGGTAGTGCAAGAACTGCGCAGGTACAGAGAAGAAATCATCGAAATCCAGTCGTTCCTCCGCGGCGCAAACGCTACGATTCTGTTGATACTGCAAGCCGACAAGCTCTCCGTAATGGAGGCCGAAAGGGCGATAGAAAAGCTTTCTAACGGAGGTTTCGTCGTAAGGACCTGCATAATAAACAAGACCCCGGAAGGAGAAGAACGCGTTGCACATTTCTCCGCTTCCGGTTTATATGAGTTCATTAGACGCCACAAAGGAATTTATCGAATAGAGCTGCCCGACATGGGAAGCGAGATTTCCACCCTTCAAGGACTCAACGCCCTCGGCAATATGATCATCGACGCTCTCTCGGCGCAGCAAGGAGAGCATCGATGA
- a CDS encoding MBL fold metallo-hydrolase — protein MGLIAVHPMEGCGKLRRWYKATISVPLPILNVNVYLADGDPPILVDCATMAEECRNGMLAAFDATGVRPELLVITHFHPDHAGLAGWLEDLGLSVAASVGTIELMEYYSRGRDTFEQTVRAFHSKHGTPEKALDEICNVADWSSLVSFPRRPVALEPGECVAAGLVLVDAPGHCYGGACLWDEAEGVFLANDQVLSGITPHIGYEEHWTPEADPLREYKRFLNRLRGFSFDQILPGHGEKLVQWEDEVRRIEAHHSLRERHLLDLAGDEVVTAYETARRLFPGADSGIQLRLAITEAMAHLQYLVSEGLMERREEDGIFVYKANAGVFVLERDLAPSEVMRGNN, from the coding sequence GTGGGCCTTATCGCCGTGCACCCCATGGAAGGATGCGGGAAATTACGGCGCTGGTACAAGGCAACTATATCTGTACCGCTGCCCATTCTGAACGTGAATGTTTATCTTGCCGACGGCGATCCGCCGATTTTGGTAGACTGTGCCACTATGGCTGAGGAGTGTCGCAACGGGATGCTTGCGGCATTCGATGCTACAGGCGTGAGGCCCGAACTTCTCGTGATCACCCATTTTCATCCGGATCATGCGGGCTTGGCGGGTTGGTTAGAGGACCTTGGACTTTCCGTGGCGGCCTCTGTTGGGACGATAGAACTCATGGAGTATTATTCTCGCGGTAGAGACACATTCGAGCAAACCGTTAGAGCCTTTCACTCTAAACACGGCACGCCCGAGAAGGCTTTAGATGAGATATGCAACGTGGCCGATTGGTCGAGCCTCGTTTCCTTTCCCCGACGTCCAGTTGCCCTTGAGCCAGGAGAGTGCGTGGCCGCTGGGCTTGTGCTCGTCGATGCCCCAGGCCACTGTTATGGCGGTGCCTGTCTGTGGGATGAAGCGGAGGGGGTGTTTTTGGCCAACGACCAAGTGCTGAGCGGCATTACGCCTCATATAGGATATGAAGAGCATTGGACACCTGAGGCAGACCCGTTGAGGGAGTATAAGCGTTTCCTGAACAGGCTCAGAGGATTTTCCTTCGATCAAATCCTGCCCGGACATGGCGAAAAGCTGGTCCAATGGGAGGATGAAGTACGGCGGATCGAGGCGCATCACTCTTTAAGAGAGAGGCACCTCCTCGATCTCGCCGGAGATGAGGTTGTAACGGCCTATGAGACAGCGAGGCGGCTCTTCCCGGGCGCCGATTCCGGCATACAATTGCGCTTGGCCATCACGGAAGCCATGGCTCACCTCCAATATCTGGTGAGTGAGGGTTTGATGGAGCGCAGAGAGGAAGACGGTATATTCGTTTATAAAGCTAATGCCGGCGTTTTTGTCCTTGAAAGAGATCTCGCCCCGAGTGAGGTGATGAGAGGAAACAATTGA
- a CDS encoding carbon starvation CstA family protein: MNTSVLLVLGIAIYAVCYLSYGRSLARKVVKADDSKPTPAHTKYDDVDFVPTHPAVLFGHHFASIAGGAPILGPALAMAWGWWAGLLWIWFGNILIGAVHDYLSIMASVRYEGKSIQWIAGKMMRRRTSYLFQVFAYLTLVLALAAFATSLAYLFIARPDVASMSIWFIAAAVITGFLLFKWRINFTLGSIIGVILTIGAIWLGSLAPLNISYKGWMVIFFVYMMAASALPVWMLLQPRDYLNSFILVLGLVAGAVALIFAGAKMELAGFTSWSPNIVGGVPSPYWPVVPLIIACGSLSGIHGLIGSGTTSKQLDKETQGLIVGYGGMLTEGLLSSVVTITIAAFGLLVFREATGKLTEMGIVADSLKEPLYLGKNYVKAIGAVGGPLGIFTQSYGKLIQQAFGISAQVGTIFSSLWVSAFTLTSMDTGNRVLRFAWEEVWEPLKDSLEDFHGVITNRWLASAIPSALSILLAWNKAYNVLWPAFGGANQMLAAVTLLTVALWVLRWTTASGGHVRFIMACAGALWLTVFVGLWWFLFAVPSTPLVQGFVVLEIVLALIFAYDFYRSLRSMPSKGTGMPESIKY; the protein is encoded by the coding sequence TTGAATACGTCGGTTTTGCTCGTCTTGGGAATAGCCATTTATGCTGTTTGTTATCTATCGTATGGGAGAAGCTTGGCGCGCAAGGTAGTGAAGGCAGATGATTCAAAGCCCACGCCAGCTCACACTAAATATGACGATGTGGACTTCGTCCCTACGCATCCTGCTGTGCTTTTTGGGCACCACTTTGCCTCCATCGCCGGCGGTGCACCAATACTTGGGCCCGCACTGGCCATGGCCTGGGGGTGGTGGGCAGGTCTGCTTTGGATATGGTTCGGCAATATCCTTATAGGAGCGGTCCACGATTATCTTTCCATCATGGCTTCCGTCCGCTATGAAGGCAAATCTATTCAGTGGATAGCTGGAAAGATGATGCGCCGGCGCACCTCGTACCTCTTTCAGGTCTTCGCATATCTGACGCTTGTGCTGGCCCTTGCCGCCTTTGCCACTTCCTTAGCTTACCTATTCATCGCACGCCCCGACGTGGCGAGCATGTCCATATGGTTCATCGCCGCCGCTGTCATAACAGGATTTCTCCTTTTTAAGTGGCGGATCAACTTCACGCTCGGCTCTATCATCGGCGTCATTCTTACCATAGGAGCAATATGGCTCGGTTCACTTGCACCATTAAATATCAGTTACAAGGGGTGGATGGTCATCTTTTTCGTCTATATGATGGCAGCCAGCGCTTTGCCGGTGTGGATGCTCCTCCAGCCTCGAGACTATCTTAATTCCTTTATCCTGGTTTTAGGGCTCGTGGCAGGAGCCGTTGCTTTGATCTTCGCTGGAGCAAAGATGGAGCTGGCGGGATTCACGAGCTGGAGTCCTAATATAGTGGGGGGCGTGCCTTCACCGTATTGGCCAGTTGTGCCCCTAATCATCGCCTGCGGTTCCCTATCGGGCATTCACGGCCTAATAGGCTCAGGCACAACCTCAAAACAGCTCGACAAAGAGACACAAGGATTGATCGTCGGATACGGAGGAATGCTGACAGAGGGTTTGCTATCTTCAGTGGTAACGATAACCATAGCCGCTTTTGGCCTACTTGTCTTTAGGGAAGCAACCGGAAAACTCACCGAAATGGGCATAGTCGCAGATAGTCTCAAGGAGCCCTTATACTTAGGCAAAAACTACGTGAAGGCCATAGGGGCCGTGGGAGGTCCCTTGGGTATATTCACTCAAAGCTACGGAAAGCTCATACAGCAAGCTTTTGGCATATCGGCTCAAGTTGGCACAATCTTTTCGAGCCTGTGGGTCTCAGCATTCACCCTAACCTCAATGGATACCGGAAATAGAGTGCTTCGCTTCGCTTGGGAAGAGGTTTGGGAACCGTTGAAAGATTCATTAGAAGACTTCCACGGTGTCATCACCAATCGGTGGCTTGCTTCAGCGATACCTTCGGCTCTCAGCATACTGCTCGCTTGGAATAAGGCATATAATGTGCTGTGGCCAGCCTTCGGAGGTGCAAATCAAATGTTGGCTGCCGTTACGCTTTTGACGGTTGCCCTCTGGGTCTTGAGATGGACGACCGCTTCTGGAGGACATGTCAGGTTTATCATGGCTTGCGCCGGAGCACTTTGGCTTACCGTCTTCGTGGGATTATGGTGGTTCTTGTTCGCCGTGCCATCGACCCCCCTCGTGCAGGGTTTCGTGGTATTGGAGATAGTCTTGGCCTTGATCTTCGCCTACGATTTCTACCGTTCCCTCCGGAGCATGCCGTCAAAAGGGACAGGAATGCCTGAGTCGATAAAATATTAG
- a CDS encoding TRAP transporter substrate-binding protein — MKRCQATAIWVAILSLVCAVAIGLPNEALAKETVTIRIASAFEPLHILCRSADKFKTMVEERSNGEIKVELFFGGVMGSEEEVTEAVSIKAVEMQAGGGLPIQMYAPKYYFLDSPYVIKDWEHFKRVFNGDLGQKAQAEVLKNGNTMYLGVVYRGLRHFTSNKPVRTPADLKGIKLRLPQLPTWVAVWKELGALPVPIALTELFTALQTGVADASEGDVTQIHSFHLYEVQKYLSLTGHLVQTGALTINKPFFDSLSEEHQKIVKEAGLEAAEWGSQQILSGEEDIIEDLKAKGMEVITPDAEAFREKARPAVERLFKEQWTVTTWDEVLSY; from the coding sequence ATGAAAAGGTGTCAGGCTACAGCGATATGGGTTGCCATTCTTTCCTTGGTTTGTGCGGTGGCGATTGGGCTTCCAAACGAAGCATTGGCTAAAGAAACCGTGACGATCCGCATTGCCAGCGCATTTGAGCCGCTTCATATCCTTTGTAGATCAGCAGATAAATTCAAAACCATGGTAGAGGAGCGCTCTAATGGAGAAATTAAAGTAGAACTCTTCTTCGGCGGCGTTATGGGTTCCGAAGAGGAAGTGACCGAAGCCGTGAGCATCAAGGCAGTGGAGATGCAAGCTGGGGGCGGGTTGCCCATCCAGATGTATGCGCCGAAATACTATTTTCTTGACTCTCCTTACGTGATTAAAGACTGGGAGCATTTCAAGCGGGTATTCAACGGTGACTTAGGACAGAAAGCCCAAGCAGAGGTGTTGAAAAACGGAAACACCATGTATCTCGGCGTCGTATATAGGGGCTTGAGACATTTCACCAGCAATAAGCCGGTTCGCACGCCAGCAGATTTAAAGGGCATAAAACTGCGCTTGCCACAGCTTCCCACATGGGTGGCCGTTTGGAAGGAGCTGGGGGCGCTGCCCGTCCCGATAGCCTTAACTGAACTGTTCACTGCTCTACAAACTGGCGTAGCTGATGCGTCCGAGGGCGACGTCACCCAGATTCATTCGTTCCATCTGTACGAGGTTCAGAAATACCTCTCGCTGACTGGTCATTTGGTCCAAACAGGGGCACTCACTATAAACAAGCCTTTCTTCGATAGCCTCAGCGAGGAGCATCAGAAGATAGTAAAAGAGGCCGGCCTGGAGGCTGCGGAGTGGGGATCTCAGCAAATACTGAGTGGCGAGGAAGATATTATAGAAGATCTAAAGGCAAAAGGTATGGAAGTGATAACCCCGGACGCCGAAGCCTTCAGAGAGAAAGCACGACCTGCTGTGGAAAGGTTGTTCAAGGAGCAGTGGACTGTTACTACGTGGGATGAGGTGCTTTCGTACTAA